TTGTGCTTGAGTCCATCCGACAGTGGTGACATAAGTGGAGGTATTGGTGTTTCTCGCAGTGGGGAGACCAAATCCTCCATAGGGGAAGGGGAAGGGAAAGATGACCTACTGCACGTGGACATGGGAGGAGAGATACATTTTAGAAATCTTGGTGGGGTGGCTAGTAGCGGTGGCAGTAGTGGACGGAGAGGTGGTCCCATCTCTGTCCTAACTTTGCTTATCGAGTCTGGTGAATGCTTTATTGAGGTTGAGGTGTCAGCAGTGGCTAATACAGGGGGGGTTGTCTGGCTTGGTTCTTTCTCTTTTTGCTTGGCTTTTGTATTCTGCACTGAAGCAGAATGCTGCCATCTGTGACTAGATACAGTGGTTTCTTCTTTAATCTCAGTTTTGGGTACAACTGGGGGTGATACCTTATTACTGGTATCATTATCTTTTATGCTTATATTTTCTGATTCTTCACTTAATACTATCTCTGACGATTCACACAAAAGGCTTTCATTTGATGCATTATCACCATGCTGGGAATCTGGCCCAGTTGTTAACACATTGTCTAAACCAGTCACTTGTACATTGCACTCTGCCCCGTTAACTACTATACTTTTGCAGATTTCCATGTTTTCCTCTGGCTTTTTCTTATATGCCATTATATCCTGTTCTAATTCTGAATTTTCATCGGTTGTAGTTTCTGAAGTACTTCTATCTGAATGTTTGTTTAAGGAAGTATGTTCTGTGGTTAGATCTTTGCTGTCTATTTTTACTTTCAATGCATCACACGTATCAATATTTGGAATTCCCTCTTCAGACATTTCAAGTGCCTTATTGTCATTCATACTCATCTGATTATCTATTGATGCTTGCACATCTATGGGGACCTCTGGCACAGATTCTTTGCAGCTGCTTAAATTGATCCCCTTTTCTTCCAAACCAGAGCTTCCATTACCCTTGCTCTTTGTTTTCTTGACCTTTCTCTGCAGTGTAAAATTATCTTGATCATCCTCAGTTTCTTCTTGGGTCACAGGACAAGCCTTGGAGCAGAGTCTTTCTTCCATCATAATGATGTCACTGGATGTCTCTTCAATGGAAGACTTCACATCAGTGGTACCATCTGTCTTCGTAAAGGAGGTTGACTCTAAACTGTAACTGGTGGGTTTCTCTGCTATTATTCTGTCAGCTCCATTAGGATTTGTTGCATAAGCATTTGGGGTTAAGATGGATTTTTGTAATAAGCTAAAGGGAGTTTCAGTCCTTTTTATCATCTCTGCTTCTCTTCCACATTCAACTTCATATTCGTTACATGCTGAACTGTCAACAGAGGATTTATTCTCTTTTATTGGATCAGTTCTTTCAGTGTTGGGTTTGTGACAAGTTCCTGTTAACTGGTCTTTTTGTAAGCCAGAGCAAGTGTCTGCAACGGTTAACATCTCTGACTCGGCCAAGTGTTCTATTTCATCTTCAGTACATCCTGTGCTGTAGTTTGTGGACACACTCTCAGTTGCTGGATCAGTTTCGTCACAGTTTGGTTTGCAAGTAGTTCCTGTTAAATGAGCTTGTTGCAAAACATAACCATTTACTGCCACGGTTTCCATCTCAGGTGCCTTTGTGAGCCCTGCTTCATCTTCTGTAGATTCTGAACTCTTATGGGAGAGTTCATTCTCTTTTGCTGAATCTGCTCCATCAGAGATTTTTGCATACACATTTCCTTTTAAGTTAGGCTTTTGTAAGACAGTAAAAGTTTCAGCCATGCTTACCATCTCAATTTCTGTTGCGCACTCCACTTCATTTTTAGTAAATCCTGTACTGTGGCTCAACTCACCAGTGCAAGAAATCTCTTGATTCTGAAAACACCCAACTGAAGCTTCATTCACAGTCTCTATATTAGTAGTGCCATTGCTTTGTAAAGGCTGAGATTCTTTGATCTCTGATTCTTTAGTTGCCAGGAAGGTTAAATAATCCTTTGCAGAAGAATCTTGGGCTTCCTTTTCCCCTCGGCTTAAACAATGTTTTGTAGGAGAATCTACGAATAGCATATTCTGATCATCACTAGCCACAGGAGCAGAGCTTTTTAGATTATTTTCTATTATATCCTCATGGTGGCTTAACGTTGCACTGTCTGTTGAGGCATTTATTAAACTTTCTTTAACAGCCTCTATATCCTTTTGAGTTTCTTCTTGCTTTACGTGCTCTACCTCCATATATTCTGTTCCTGAGCTTTCAGGCTCTTGCAGGGATTGTATGTTTTTCAGTTGTTCAGAGTCTGACTTCATAACACCTGTGCTTCCTTCATCAGATGCTGATGAATTTAAAACACAGTCTTCCACCGCCTCAACCTTCACAGTGCTGTGTTGAGAGGTTTCTTTTTGTAAATTATCTACCAATGCATCATTCTCATTAGCTTCAACAGATGAATTAAAGCAGTCACTATTATCACCAATTTGCAAACTGTCACTCTGAACATCCATCATTTCAGTTGACTCTTCCAGGAAAGACGGGTTGCTTTCCCTCATTTGTTGCTCTAAAATTGCCTTGTCATCACATTCAGCCTCTGTAAGCATACAGGGTGGGTGTTTGTGAAATAACAGAGCACTGGATGAAGTGTTGTTAGACAACCCAACTAAAGGAAGATCCATGGCCTGAGCCATGCTTGGTTCAGAAAAGTGCTTATTGATGGATTCAGGGTTTTCACTGGGTTTGTCACCTTCACAGAGTTTCTTTAACTCATTGCTGTTGGATATTAccttctcttcctcctcctcctcctcctcatttaAATTTGTTGAATTGTCAAGTAAAGTATCCTGAAAAACACAAAGAAGTTACCAGtatattcacattttaaaaagcatgtgcACACTTTATATTTCACCTACAATAGCCTTATCCAAAGCAAATGAACAAGGattcacaggaaaaaaaaaaaacaactcacaataaataaaacataaaataatttaaaagaatcatatttaaaaatagacATACAAAGCGTGAAAGCCACAGGTAACAGattaacttttttaaaataattggaaACCCTTTAAAATTAACTAATATATCAATAACATTAATTTATTCTATTTATACACCTCACCAAAACATTTGGTCTAATACTAACTTCCCAGTCTAAACGttatgataaatacatttaattcagCATGCCTACCTGATTATGAGGCAGTGAAAAGTGCACAGGAGACAGGAGTGGTGGGAGAGGTTTCAACCAGTCGAGTATTTCATCAAGGTTTTGTCCAGGTACTGGACTATGTGCCATTTGTTCATCTCCAGAAACATGCAAAAGGTCTTCATTTAAGTATTTTTGTCCAGTTTCCTTATTTAAGATGGGGCCTTCATTAAAGTGATCTCTCTCTCTGCTACTGCTTTCAGTCATTTGTGTGTGCTTAatgcttttgtgttttgtgttgtgctgCATTTCAGGTACTGCTAGATTATGTAGATGGGTAGAAGCTGCCAGATCGTTTATGGGAATGGGCGAGTGCTTGCAAAACTGCATGTCTTTCAACGGGCTACTGGGAAAGGGTCCATTCTTGCAATGTTGCTGGTCTTTCAATGGGCTACCAGGAAAATGTGTCTGCATGGAATGATGCAAGTCTCTGGGTCTTCTGCGATGCTTTCCAGTCTCTTCTGCAAATGAACCAGTAaaacatacatattatatatatatatatatatatatatatatatatgtatatatatatatatatatatatatatatatatatatatatatatatatatatacacacacacacacacacacacacatatatatatatatatatatatatatatgaatggcctcctctggtttgtaaactttatgttcttttatatatatgtctttatatatattgtgagatagcgggttgtgtgagacagcagggagggggttaaaacctccctgcgagagaatgtacctttgtttgtttgtttgctgtattgtttaatttaatttgctaattgtgttattgtttaatttaattgtttgttaattgttttattatgtattatcccctgcacccgtGGGTGATTAAAAATCAGAAacgggtgcagggtatttaagacgtgcagcagGGCTGCACGAGGCTGCTGagaagaaggaagcagaagagaggtgctctgcttccaagtagccagaaaagtaagtgctgtgtcaaacgtGTGTTTATGTAAGggcggggaaacagcttagctgtcccgtgttagacagggtgttcctgagagttgagttagtgctccaagaggagttaggttttgttttgtattttgtttattttctgtttattaaaatatagcgcaaacgcgctttaaaaatccacttctgttgtgctgggtcgtattttaaaggggcacgaacccgtgagtgCTACggatcttttactatatatatatatatatatatatatatatatatatatatatatatatatatatatatatatatatatataatatacacacacacacacacacacacacacacacacacacacacacacatatatatatatatatatatatatatatatatatatatatatactttttttttttttttaaataccaatagTCTGTTTAATGCACAACCCATCTTGCAAGATCACTGCTTTATTTACATAGTTTTCTTGCATTATAACTGTTGTCCCACTTACAAAGATGTTGGTTAAGATATACTTGTATTTATCTCTATGTCCCTGTTTATATCAGATTAATCTGTTAAGATGAATTACCAGGTTAAGTCTCGTTATGACTATCTAACTCTTATTTCAAATTCAAATACTCTAatattattcttcttcttgttgtttaaaaatgtgtttgtgatttCATAAACAAGTAGTAAGTATCACGTAGTTTAGATCAAATGTTGCAAATGAAACTTGATTTTAAGAGGTCTTAACTACACCTGTTTCTTGCTTTCTACCAGTTTTTGTGTAGAAGTTGTAAATGGAAACATAAATTGGCATAGATGGCCTAACAATGTACAATATACAGGAATATTGCTAATGTTAACAAGATGTGGGATTAGTTTACCAGAAAAGTTCTGAATGTCCTTCCTCTGTGATACCTGGGCTGAAGGTTCTATACACATCCAAAGTTCTTCCAGAAGCAGCTTCATTTTAGctacaatagaaaaataaaaacaagatcaataCATTACACAGTTAAGTACTATAACTCCTCCATGGGGAGGAGAAGCAAAGTATTAAGAACACTGGACTAATGTGTGGACTGGCCAAGCCTGGGATTACAAGAAacgtaataaataaaatatacaacttTCATCTAACCATATGTTGAACACCTGGCTTAGAATGTCCACATAACATTACTGTTGTCACAAAATAAGCCTAATAGTGCTATATAAGAACTTTGGCATTATTTTTCA
The Acipenser ruthenus chromosome 3, fAciRut3.2 maternal haplotype, whole genome shotgun sequence genome window above contains:
- the ice1 gene encoding little elongation complex subunit 1, which produces MMPGETHSQTAGIASDATIGTCQNCTALQQNLNEYVAAILAMKQKIIDTDHLLTEYQQKCDELQRVERESSTLHHQLDDLLLKCTPLEEQNKKQIEEIQAMKSELEEKRSSIKIYQQTYLEIESLKEENNKTEAANKKLEAQVKKLEETTTKQSQEIKQLKTEKKTLEKDLKKTHKQLEKTEKRNQQKVLKHAWTQNNSTEETKIDKTKMKLLLEELWMCIEPSAQVSQRKDIQNFSEETGKHRRRPRDLHHSMQTHFPGSPLKDQQHCKNGPFPSSPLKDMQFCKHSPIPINDLAASTHLHNLAVPEMQHNTKHKSIKHTQMTESSSRERDHFNEGPILNKETGQKYLNEDLLHVSGDEQMAHSPVPGQNLDEILDWLKPLPPLLSPVHFSLPHNQDTLLDNSTNLNEEEEEEEEKVISNSNELKKLCEGDKPSENPESINKHFSEPSMAQAMDLPLVGLSNNTSSSALLFHKHPPCMLTEAECDDKAILEQQMRESNPSFLEESTEMMDVQSDSLQIGDNSDCFNSSVEANENDALVDNLQKETSQHSTVKVEAVEDCVLNSSASDEGSTGVMKSDSEQLKNIQSLQEPESSGTEYMEVEHVKQEETQKDIEAVKESLINASTDSATLSHHEDIIENNLKSSAPVASDDQNMLFVDSPTKHCLSRGEKEAQDSSAKDYLTFLATKESEIKESQPLQSNGTTNIETVNEASVGCFQNQEISCTGELSHSTGFTKNEVECATEIEMVSMAETFTVLQKPNLKGNVYAKISDGADSAKENELSHKSSESTEDEAGLTKAPEMETVAVNGYVLQQAHLTGTTCKPNCDETDPATESVSTNYSTGCTEDEIEHLAESEMLTVADTCSGLQKDQLTGTCHKPNTERTDPIKENKSSVDSSACNEYEVECGREAEMIKRTETPFSLLQKSILTPNAYATNPNGADRIIAEKPTSYSLESTSFTKTDGTTDVKSSIEETSSDIIMMEERLCSKACPVTQEETEDDQDNFTLQRKVKKTKSKGNGSSGLEEKGINLSSCKESVPEVPIDVQASIDNQMSMNDNKALEMSEEGIPNIDTCDALKVKIDSKDLTTEHTSLNKHSDRSTSETTTDENSELEQDIMAYKKKPEENMEICKSIVVNGAECNVQVTGLDNVLTTGPDSQHGDNASNESLLCESSEIVLSEESENISIKDNDTSNKVSPPVVPKTEIKEETTVSSHRWQHSASVQNTKAKQKEKEPSQTTPPVLATADTSTSIKHSPDSISKVRTEMGPPLRPLLPPLLATPPRFLKCISPPMSTCSRSSFPSPSPMEDLVSPLRETPIPPLMSPLSDGLKHKSPLLATPSPSDITKNRRIQSSPLQFCAATPKHAVPVPGRLPPSAMNAINSSPGIPQENSVRILDTMYPELSARARTLNILKGNIQLTRCASGVGNIVPGPVNQISGFKAINSSTTAFTKTGKACEAENSCFRQVTERLSSMGLPDQVWKRPGVNLHLPKSAKRLRLDNDSPVAERVNLPVASLEDSKSNVIKDELLKDLRGSLEQPVDIKSSEVLKSQSNPTEEAISKAFEKIAKCCFDLMPVIRSHVHVGNISQVPVLRDEEKEVIHEFCVVNKHLAEGLLVAILTKLKTEKKSMKSCYLQALCRVYVGICRQQGDLERARLFSYSILKEDFPESDKLILFVASTWHNVFSLQGLINKAMQAVTRQRAKGEVLTCLSAYLGWEKNPPCDVAKLITGTICALKTGVCMKFQPHEKRGEDLSPPVWDHIFATELLCSQLQWKWTHDNLICKELWPIMNKWVKQGKGIEQVGITSDVTVAAVLRLIGRLGQLGLKKRYVDSVKNVATVINTFGRHANAEGVPWGVQLATVYAIYDLAPSNPKEAMESLAAWRSETTRTVPPAVTSCITQMGSMCRQIR